From one Geoalkalibacter halelectricus genomic stretch:
- a CDS encoding methyltransferase domain-containing protein gives MLRFFLPDLMSRNLTEQELMDRSDADPELLRRTVRQFRWINALFSSSRRLLRTHVFSIMQQNPFRTYSLLDVGAGGCDIAQWIAREARRRHLKIQITALDNDPRMLPVAYETIEDFPEIQIIEGNALDLGSLGPFDFIFSNHFLHHLSWEEIRLFLLSVIAQTRLAFVMNDLKRSRGAYLGATLSLGLLARHSFAFYDGRLSIRRGFLPDELKVFLHTHFPDAPIEVVETSPARVVLVSHFGGEGCGQESKGKKSG, from the coding sequence ATGCTGCGCTTTTTTCTGCCTGACCTGATGAGCAGAAATCTCACCGAGCAGGAATTAATGGATCGCTCTGATGCTGATCCGGAGCTGTTGCGGCGCACTGTGCGCCAGTTTCGGTGGATCAACGCGCTCTTCAGTTCCAGTCGCAGATTGTTGCGCACTCACGTTTTCTCGATCATGCAGCAGAACCCCTTTCGGACATACAGTCTTTTGGATGTGGGGGCCGGCGGCTGTGATATCGCCCAATGGATTGCTCGGGAGGCGCGCCGACGGCACTTAAAGATCCAAATTACGGCTTTGGATAATGACCCGCGCATGTTGCCGGTTGCCTATGAGACCATTGAGGACTTTCCTGAAATTCAGATCATTGAAGGCAATGCCCTGGATTTGGGTTCTCTGGGGCCATTTGATTTCATCTTCTCAAATCACTTTCTCCATCATTTGAGCTGGGAGGAGATCCGGCTTTTTCTGCTCAGCGTCATCGCCCAAACCCGGCTTGCGTTTGTGATGAACGATCTGAAGCGCTCACGCGGCGCCTATCTGGGAGCGACTCTGAGCCTGGGATTGCTGGCTCGCCACAGTTTCGCATTTTATGATGGGCGCCTCTCCATCCGGCGAGGGTTTTTGCCTGATGAACTCAAGGTATTTTTGCACACACATTTTCCCGATGCGCCCATTGAGGTCGTCGAGACCTCGCCGGCGCGGGTTGTCCTGGTATCGCATTTCGGCGGGGAAGGGTGTGGCCAAGAATCGAAGGGGAAAAAGAGTGGGTGA
- a CDS encoding type II toxin-antitoxin system Phd/YefM family antitoxin, translated as MERLYARASVSISELKKNPSRIIHEAEGTPVAILNHNKPSAYLIPAETFEALMEKIEDYELARLVKERESESSVRVKLDEL; from the coding sequence ATGGAACGTCTCTATGCCCGCGCATCCGTCAGTATCAGCGAATTGAAGAAAAATCCATCGCGCATCATCCACGAAGCCGAGGGAACACCGGTAGCCATCCTCAACCACAACAAACCCAGCGCCTATCTCATCCCGGCCGAGACCTTCGAAGCACTCATGGAGAAAATCGAGGATTATGAACTGGCTCGCCTGGTGAAGGAGAGGGAGAGTGAATCTTCCGTGCGGGTAAAGCTCGATGAGCTATAG
- a CDS encoding cytochrome b: MSLRKFIVDWLDLRLGVRDLVEQNLTRYLLPRNINIWYSLGAVLLTLFGLQFLTGFLLLIYYVPDTTQAFASVKHITNEVPYGWLIRNTHAVGSNLIVVVLLLHMLSALFMSAYKKPRELTWLFGFILFNLTLALCLTGYLLPWSQLSFWATTVATEAPGAIPVVGEHVVRFLRGGAMVGEATLGRFFALHVMGLPLLFALMLGLHLFCVRRAGISRPPFGRDYRPAPKRHSFEHEYHPGGIPFFPNYAVKEGAVVCFFLALLAVLVFFAPNLFIPPAAFEPANPFVTPERIKPEWYFLWAYQTLKIFPSEAMGLAVQGAAMTFLALLPFIDRFSERRPARRPLFVGCFVLGILLFIGLSLWGHWS, from the coding sequence ATGTCCTTGCGAAAATTCATTGTCGATTGGCTTGACCTGCGTCTCGGCGTCCGCGATCTGGTCGAGCAGAACCTCACGCGTTATCTGCTGCCGCGCAATATCAATATCTGGTACTCACTCGGTGCGGTCCTTCTGACCCTGTTCGGGTTGCAATTTCTCACCGGCTTTCTGTTGCTGATCTATTATGTTCCCGATACCACGCAGGCCTTTGCCAGTGTCAAACACATCACCAACGAGGTGCCCTACGGTTGGTTGATCCGCAACACCCACGCCGTCGGCTCCAACCTGATCGTCGTGGTGCTGCTGCTGCACATGCTCTCCGCATTGTTCATGAGCGCCTACAAAAAGCCGCGCGAGCTGACCTGGCTCTTCGGCTTTATCCTGTTCAACCTGACCTTGGCCCTGTGTTTGACGGGATATCTTCTGCCCTGGAGCCAACTGTCTTTTTGGGCAACGACCGTGGCCACGGAAGCGCCGGGGGCCATCCCGGTGGTGGGTGAGCATGTCGTGCGGTTTCTGCGTGGCGGGGCCATGGTCGGCGAAGCCACCTTGGGACGCTTTTTTGCCCTGCATGTCATGGGGCTTCCCCTGCTTTTCGCCCTGATGCTCGGCCTGCATCTGTTTTGCGTGCGTCGCGCGGGTATTTCGCGCCCGCCCTTCGGCCGTGATTATCGCCCGGCGCCTAAGCGGCACAGTTTCGAGCACGAATATCATCCGGGCGGGATTCCCTTTTTCCCCAACTATGCGGTCAAGGAAGGCGCCGTGGTGTGCTTTTTCCTGGCTCTTCTGGCGGTTCTGGTCTTTTTTGCGCCCAACCTCTTCATTCCTCCGGCCGCCTTCGAGCCGGCCAATCCCTTTGTCACTCCTGAGCGCATCAAGCCCGAGTGGTATTTTCTCTGGGCCTACCAGACTCTGAAAATATTCCCGAGTGAGGCGATGGGTCTGGCCGTGCAGGGTGCCGCCATGACCTTCCTGGCCCTGTTGCCCTTCATCGACCGGTTTTCCGAGCGCCGCCCGGCCCGTCGGCCCTTGTTCGTGGGCTGTTTCGTCCTGGGCATCCTGCTCTTTATCGGTCTTTCCTTGTGGGGGCATTGGTCATGA
- a CDS encoding B12-binding domain-containing radical SAM protein: MNVLLISTNRNCLPMAVMPMGACLVAEAAEQAGHRVHLLDLMFAERTHLPVESAIAECHPDVIALSVRNIDNNGMQLPEFYLNDLHTMVDLIRTRTQVPIILGGAALGVMPEAILRLTNASCAVVGDGARIFPVLLERLSRGESIADVPGVALIQNGKFRCNPTLPSDFSAICQVPDYRRWLDIPAYRSRLATAPLQTKTGCEFRCVYCTYPGIEGHTCNLKDPGSVADAVMRLSASGFHEIEIVDSVFNAPLDHALNVCAALARVGSKARIQCLELNPRYVTDELMYSMAQAGFTGIGITLESAADGVLEGLNKGFSSHEVHRTAEVVSRHRIPCAWIFLFGGPGETRETVRETLQFAQTRIRPGDIAFFNTGIRIYPGTQLETIARRQGVLSCSADEMLSPTFYVSPEVESRWIEQELQQARRNHLNFIDMGSLSLPFLPTIHRVGAKLGLRPPLWRYTRLIRRILRMAGMDV; the protein is encoded by the coding sequence ATGAACGTTCTTCTGATCAGCACCAATCGCAATTGCCTGCCCATGGCGGTTATGCCCATGGGTGCCTGTCTGGTCGCCGAGGCGGCCGAGCAGGCCGGTCACCGCGTCCACCTGCTTGACCTGATGTTTGCTGAGCGGACCCACCTTCCGGTCGAATCCGCAATAGCGGAGTGCCACCCTGATGTCATCGCACTCTCCGTCCGTAACATCGATAATAACGGCATGCAACTGCCGGAATTCTACCTCAATGACCTGCACACCATGGTGGATCTGATTCGCACCCGGACGCAGGTTCCAATCATTCTTGGCGGCGCCGCGCTGGGTGTAATGCCCGAAGCCATTTTGCGTCTGACCAACGCCTCCTGCGCGGTGGTGGGGGATGGGGCAAGAATTTTTCCTGTGCTGCTTGAACGACTCTCCCGGGGAGAGAGCATTGCGGATGTGCCGGGAGTCGCCCTGATCCAAAATGGAAAATTTCGCTGCAACCCGACCCTTCCTTCCGACTTTTCAGCCATCTGTCAGGTCCCGGATTACCGGCGCTGGTTGGATATTCCAGCCTACCGGTCACGGCTTGCAACCGCGCCCCTGCAAACCAAGACCGGTTGTGAGTTTCGCTGTGTCTACTGCACTTACCCCGGAATAGAAGGACATACCTGCAACCTGAAGGACCCTGGCAGCGTTGCCGATGCGGTGATGCGCCTGTCGGCTTCCGGTTTCCATGAGATCGAAATTGTCGACAGCGTATTTAACGCTCCGCTGGACCATGCTCTGAATGTCTGTGCCGCCTTGGCGCGGGTTGGCAGCAAAGCGCGCATTCAGTGCCTGGAACTCAATCCACGCTACGTCACCGATGAGTTGATGTACTCCATGGCACAAGCAGGTTTTACGGGTATTGGGATCACCTTGGAGAGCGCTGCCGATGGGGTCCTGGAGGGACTCAACAAAGGTTTTTCCAGCCATGAGGTTCATCGGACCGCCGAAGTGGTGAGCCGCCATCGGATTCCCTGTGCCTGGATTTTTCTGTTTGGTGGACCTGGAGAAACCAGGGAGACTGTCAGAGAGACTCTCCAATTTGCCCAAACCCGCATCCGGCCCGGCGATATCGCCTTTTTCAATACCGGCATCCGCATATACCCGGGCACGCAACTGGAAACCATCGCCCGGCGTCAGGGCGTTCTTTCATGCTCCGCGGATGAGATGCTGTCCCCCACCTTCTACGTATCGCCGGAGGTAGAGTCCCGCTGGATCGAGCAGGAGCTGCAGCAGGCCCGGCGCAACCATTTGAATTTTATCGATATGGGCTCGCTGAGCCTGCCGTTCCTGCCCACCATTCATCGTGTCGGTGCTAAACTTGGTTTGCGCCCGCCCTTGTGGCGATATACCCGGCTCATTCGCCGAATTCTAAGGATGGCGGGGATGGATGTATAG
- a CDS encoding type II toxin-antitoxin system VapC family toxin: MSGKPRYLLDTNAVISLLAGNHQLAEKLDAADYVGISVITFLEFLAFEGLSEEDHACFVEFCSRVEVVALDPEDTGLMKLALDLRSLHRLKLPDAVIGATALARNAHLVTNDSHFSGISLLSVVEC; this comes from the coding sequence ATGAGTGGTAAGCCCCGGTACCTTTTGGATACCAACGCCGTCATTTCTCTTCTGGCGGGTAACCATCAATTGGCTGAAAAGCTTGATGCGGCCGACTATGTCGGCATTTCAGTCATTACTTTTCTTGAATTCCTGGCCTTCGAAGGGCTTTCTGAAGAGGATCACGCTTGTTTTGTCGAGTTTTGCTCACGTGTCGAGGTCGTTGCCCTCGACCCAGAAGATACCGGCCTCATGAAACTCGCCCTTGACTTGCGCAGCCTCCACCGATTGAAGCTGCCGGATGCCGTCATCGGCGCCACCGCTCTTGCCCGCAACGCCCATCTTGTGACCAACGATTCCCACTTCTCAGGGATTTCATTGCTCTCCGTCGTGGAATGCTGA
- a CDS encoding VOC family protein, whose product MNKDTAPLKTRAVGINHVALEVEDIEAALDFYGNLFEFKLRGRHEHMAFIDLGDQFINLSEKRSQGPDTARHFGLVVDDREPLRQALKAAGVRILPGPGLDFLDPWGNHVQVVEYRSIQFTKAPHILRGMGMEDLDKTKEALEELVQKGMAP is encoded by the coding sequence ATGAATAAAGATACCGCACCCCTAAAAACCCGGGCCGTTGGCATCAACCATGTGGCCCTTGAGGTGGAAGACATTGAAGCCGCTCTGGATTTTTACGGCAACTTGTTTGAATTCAAGCTGCGCGGCCGCCATGAGCATATGGCCTTTATCGATCTAGGTGATCAGTTTATCAATCTCTCGGAAAAACGCAGCCAAGGGCCAGATACGGCACGCCATTTCGGGCTGGTGGTGGATGATCGTGAACCTTTGCGCCAGGCGCTTAAAGCCGCAGGCGTCAGGATTCTTCCTGGTCCGGGTCTTGATTTTCTCGATCCATGGGGTAATCACGTTCAGGTGGTTGAATACCGCAGCATTCAGTTCACCAAAGCACCTCACATCCTGCGGGGAATGGGCATGGAGGACTTGGACAAAACCAAGGAAGCCCTGGAAGAGCTGGTCCAAAAGGGCATGGCTCCTTAA
- a CDS encoding ferritin-like domain-containing protein translates to MAEKINVQEAVKRSIMTEKNAMYFYSIGAEKMKNTEAKKFFELLAREEREHAGQFFKIYKGGDIPDFEKFINTPPSMGEDWLSELDKSLLAGFNERKAMELAMDKELKLEKSLRDMAARIDDPAVKAVYEANAKSTHHHYELIESEYARLMGMVHETDIDTYVRE, encoded by the coding sequence ATGGCCGAAAAGATTAATGTGCAGGAGGCGGTAAAACGCTCCATCATGACGGAAAAGAACGCGATGTATTTCTATTCCATCGGCGCGGAGAAAATGAAAAATACGGAAGCCAAAAAATTTTTTGAGCTCCTGGCGCGGGAAGAGCGCGAGCATGCCGGACAGTTTTTCAAAATCTACAAGGGCGGCGACATTCCTGATTTCGAAAAATTCATCAACACGCCACCCTCCATGGGCGAGGACTGGCTTAGCGAACTGGACAAGTCACTACTGGCCGGCTTCAACGAGCGCAAGGCCATGGAATTGGCCATGGACAAGGAACTCAAGCTCGAGAAAAGTCTGCGTGACATGGCAGCGCGCATTGACGATCCGGCAGTCAAGGCAGTCTACGAGGCCAACGCCAAATCTACACATCATCACTACGAGTTGATCGAATCTGAGTATGCGCGGCTCATGGGCATGGTTCACGAGACTGATATCGACACTTACGTGCGTGAATAA
- a CDS encoding response regulator: MTKILIVDDQRDICRLLEVVLAQPGRTFLQAQSGEEAVALALAESPDLILMDLMMPGKLDGFGAMQAIRANEKIHQCPMIAMTARMLDASDEQRALECGAQAYVRKPFLIRDLQDLVKNFLE, from the coding sequence GTGACGAAGATTCTGATAGTCGACGATCAGCGCGATATCTGCCGACTTCTTGAAGTAGTCCTAGCGCAGCCAGGAAGAACCTTTTTGCAGGCTCAAAGTGGGGAGGAGGCCGTGGCCCTGGCCCTGGCTGAAAGCCCCGACCTGATTCTGATGGATCTGATGATGCCGGGTAAGCTCGATGGATTCGGCGCCATGCAGGCGATCCGTGCCAATGAAAAAATCCATCAATGCCCCATGATTGCCATGACCGCACGCATGCTTGATGCAAGCGATGAGCAAAGAGCCCTCGAGTGCGGAGCGCAGGCGTACGTGCGCAAGCCCTTTCTCATTCGCGACCTTCAGGATCTCGTCAAGAATTTCCTGGAATAA
- a CDS encoding DUF1573 domain-containing protein, whose protein sequence is MNIRVLLPALVAFLLFVSAGWAAEPRIEVERSEYDFGKVFEGEKVHYTFRFRNAGDAPLTVDRVRSSCGCTVPRLSADVLAPGEVAEMETIFDTARFRGMQIKTIYVYTNDPRQDVVQLSLRGMVEQVIETDPARIDFGVIRTGEVKQAVVRLQNRSEVAVQLGEPVLTNSDARAQLSQKTLKAGESVELRVEVTPAQERGRLSGYVLIPTSHPNVAQLRLSIFGTVTP, encoded by the coding sequence ATGAACATTCGTGTGTTGCTGCCGGCGCTTGTCGCGTTTTTGCTGTTTGTTTCGGCGGGATGGGCCGCCGAGCCGCGCATTGAGGTCGAGCGCTCCGAATATGACTTCGGAAAGGTCTTCGAGGGAGAAAAGGTGCACTACACCTTTCGTTTTCGCAATGCCGGCGATGCTCCGTTGACGGTTGACCGGGTGCGCTCGTCCTGCGGCTGCACGGTGCCGCGCCTCTCCGCCGACGTTCTGGCACCCGGCGAGGTGGCCGAAATGGAGACGATTTTTGACACCGCGCGGTTTCGCGGGATGCAAATCAAGACTATTTATGTTTATACCAATGATCCGCGCCAGGATGTGGTGCAGCTGTCCCTGCGCGGGATGGTCGAGCAGGTGATCGAGACCGACCCCGCCCGCATCGACTTCGGTGTGATCAGAACCGGAGAAGTCAAGCAAGCCGTGGTGCGGCTGCAAAACCGCAGCGAGGTTGCGGTGCAGTTGGGCGAACCCGTTCTGACCAATTCCGATGCCCGCGCCCAACTCTCGCAGAAAACCCTCAAGGCCGGCGAATCCGTGGAATTGCGTGTCGAGGTTACCCCGGCCCAGGAGCGGGGGAGGCTCAGCGGCTATGTGCTGATTCCCACCAGCCATCCCAATGTGGCGCAATTGCGTCTGTCGATCTTTGGGACGGTGACTCCCTGA
- a CDS encoding MBL fold metallo-hydrolase, whose amino-acid sequence MRFFQILLVFSLLLGSTSVWANTFSYELEKLEEGVYAAIAKAGSRATSNAIIIEAGDSVVVAGAHFTSEALRDLISATALVSVKPIRYFILSHHHRGFSHVDLDFPPSKEVIMSWQTYQALSSQSRPIRFPVMFFDQGLTLKVGERTIILTNMERGHTEGDTVVYLPDSGILFTSDLFYNGGAGYLGDGHMQDWILALEFLERLRPEKIVPGYGPVAKRGDLTDFKNYLRAFVSEILYLIEKGHSLAETKRKFSLSRYEHLAGFGQFRDVNIERAYEDLKNTVVNAP is encoded by the coding sequence ATGCGGTTCTTTCAGATTCTGCTGGTATTTTCCCTCCTTCTGGGCAGCACCAGTGTTTGGGCCAATACCTTCAGCTATGAGTTGGAGAAACTCGAAGAGGGTGTGTATGCCGCCATTGCCAAAGCCGGCAGTCGGGCAACTTCCAACGCCATCATTATCGAGGCCGGCGACTCGGTGGTGGTGGCCGGCGCACATTTCACCTCCGAGGCCCTGCGTGACCTGATCTCGGCGACGGCCCTGGTGTCGGTTAAGCCGATCCGCTATTTCATTCTCAGCCACCACCACCGGGGCTTCTCCCACGTCGATCTTGATTTTCCCCCGAGCAAGGAAGTCATCATGTCCTGGCAGACCTACCAGGCGTTGTCCTCCCAATCGCGCCCCATCCGCTTTCCGGTAATGTTCTTCGACCAGGGGTTGACCTTGAAGGTCGGCGAGCGAACTATCATCCTGACCAATATGGAGCGCGGCCATACCGAGGGAGACACGGTGGTCTATCTGCCGGATTCGGGCATTCTTTTCACCAGTGATCTGTTTTACAACGGAGGCGCCGGCTATTTGGGCGACGGACACATGCAGGATTGGATTCTGGCCCTGGAGTTTTTGGAGCGCCTGCGCCCGGAAAAAATCGTCCCGGGGTACGGCCCGGTGGCCAAGCGCGGCGACCTGACGGACTTTAAGAATTACCTGCGGGCTTTTGTTTCGGAAATTCTGTACCTGATTGAAAAGGGCCACTCCCTGGCGGAGACGAAACGCAAATTTTCCCTGTCCCGCTACGAGCATCTGGCCGGGTTCGGGCAGTTTCGGGATGTCAATATCGAGAGAGCTTACGAAGATCTGAAAAACACCGTGGTCAACGCGCCTTGA
- the gshB gene encoding glutathione synthase: MSSPTALFIIDPPERLDPPTDTSLALMRECVTRGYQVWWTTLKGLSLRDQTPLARAYPVSFAAGAEMFLPSAAEDMHAAGTDLVFMRKDPPLDLAYLHATLVLDRLGERTIHINPPQALRNYCEKLIPSLFAELFPPSLVSSDPELLLDFLDRHRHIVIKPLEDCSGKGVYVLRCGDPNARPLITTLTLEGNRYLQGQKFLPEISLGDKRVLLLAGEIIGWIRRVPATGDFRSNVNAGGHCEPCELTEGDRRICATVGQWLKREGIVLAGIDIVGEYLLEVNITSPSCLREINELTGRRLEVRILDHLEEELRGAR, encoded by the coding sequence ATGTCTTCACCAACCGCCCTGTTCATAATCGATCCGCCGGAACGTCTCGATCCGCCCACCGACACCTCCCTGGCATTGATGCGCGAATGCGTGACGCGCGGCTATCAGGTCTGGTGGACGACGCTCAAGGGCCTATCCCTGCGCGACCAAACTCCCCTGGCACGAGCGTACCCAGTGAGCTTTGCCGCCGGCGCGGAGATGTTTCTTCCCAGCGCCGCCGAGGATATGCATGCGGCAGGTACCGATCTGGTCTTCATGCGCAAGGATCCGCCCCTGGATCTTGCCTATCTGCACGCCACCCTGGTTCTGGATCGCCTGGGCGAGCGCACCATCCACATCAACCCTCCCCAGGCCTTGCGCAATTACTGTGAAAAATTGATTCCGTCGCTGTTCGCCGAACTCTTCCCGCCGTCCCTGGTCAGCAGCGACCCGGAACTCTTGCTGGATTTCCTCGACCGCCACCGCCACATCGTCATTAAACCCCTGGAGGATTGCAGCGGCAAAGGGGTTTATGTGCTGCGCTGCGGTGATCCTAATGCCCGGCCCTTGATCACCACCCTGACCCTAGAAGGAAATCGCTACCTGCAAGGCCAAAAATTTCTTCCCGAGATAAGCCTGGGAGACAAGCGGGTGCTGCTGCTCGCGGGCGAGATTATCGGCTGGATTCGACGGGTGCCCGCGACTGGAGATTTTCGTTCAAACGTCAATGCCGGCGGGCATTGCGAACCCTGCGAGCTCACGGAGGGGGATCGCCGCATCTGCGCGACGGTCGGTCAATGGCTGAAGCGCGAGGGCATCGTCCTGGCCGGCATCGACATCGTGGGCGAATATCTTCTTGAAGTCAACATTACCAGCCCCTCGTGCCTGCGCGAAATCAATGAACTTACCGGCAGGCGCCTGGAGGTCCGGATTCTGGACCATCTCGAGGAGGAACTTCGCGGCGCGCGTTAG
- a CDS encoding cytochrome C yields MKNLLTLAATLGLVLLATATLADEGSCIGCHAGQPGKLGEEPIAQWRDSVHQRQGISCHSCHGGDPTLMTMEAMDPARGFIGSPDEEAVPAFCGRCHVGVEQDYRDSAHGLALGAGGPECVTCHGSHDVQIATIDLINPQDCSRCHEYGRAGELRNAMEQTEMKLVDLERQLRRLHRLGVDTDALQGSLFSLRNDFHRLLHSVDVDKVRRQTADYRLRAGEIQAQINQIRSELGKRKWVGAGVVVLLLGACLLFVLLHRNYQQMDEHLRRKKK; encoded by the coding sequence ATGAAAAATCTACTGACGCTTGCGGCAACCCTGGGGCTCGTACTGTTGGCCACCGCAACCCTGGCCGATGAGGGTAGCTGCATCGGTTGCCATGCCGGTCAGCCTGGCAAACTGGGTGAGGAGCCCATCGCCCAATGGCGCGACAGCGTCCATCAGCGTCAGGGCATTTCTTGTCACAGCTGCCATGGTGGTGATCCGACCCTCATGACCATGGAAGCCATGGACCCTGCGCGTGGATTTATCGGCAGTCCTGATGAAGAGGCCGTTCCCGCCTTTTGCGGCCGCTGCCACGTCGGGGTGGAGCAAGACTATCGCGACAGCGCGCACGGCCTGGCCCTAGGCGCGGGAGGACCTGAATGCGTCACCTGTCACGGCAGTCACGATGTCCAGATTGCCACCATTGACCTGATCAATCCGCAGGACTGTTCACGCTGCCATGAATATGGTCGCGCCGGCGAGTTGCGCAACGCCATGGAGCAGACCGAAATGAAGCTGGTCGACCTGGAAAGGCAATTGCGGCGCCTGCACCGTCTCGGCGTCGACACCGATGCTTTGCAGGGCAGCCTGTTTTCCCTGCGCAATGATTTTCACCGCCTTCTGCACAGCGTCGATGTGGACAAAGTCCGGCGCCAAACCGCCGATTATCGTTTGCGGGCAGGGGAAATCCAGGCCCAGATCAACCAGATTCGATCCGAACTGGGCAAGCGCAAATGGGTAGGCGCGGGGGTGGTCGTACTGCTGCTGGGTGCATGCCTGCTCTTTGTTCTGTTGCACCGCAACTACCAACAGATGGACGAACATCTGCGGCGGAAGAAGAAATAA
- a CDS encoding QcrA and Rieske domain-containing protein: MDIKADDINRRRVLLGTLLGGLGAVLAAAGVYPVWRFLAPPATDEALDQVTLFRDQVPLGGAHFFNFRGRPAVIIQMRPGDFTAFSAVCTHLGCVVQWQAAEQRFLCPCHAGLFSADGAVIGGPPPRPLERLAVSLRDDRILVG, translated from the coding sequence ATGGATATCAAGGCTGATGATATTAATCGGCGTCGCGTCTTGCTCGGCACCTTGCTGGGTGGGCTCGGCGCCGTGCTGGCCGCGGCCGGCGTTTATCCCGTCTGGCGCTTTCTTGCGCCCCCCGCCACCGACGAGGCTCTCGATCAGGTCACGCTTTTTCGCGATCAGGTTCCCCTGGGAGGGGCTCATTTCTTCAATTTTCGTGGACGACCAGCGGTAATCATCCAGATGCGTCCCGGAGACTTTACCGCTTTTTCGGCCGTTTGCACCCACCTGGGCTGCGTGGTCCAGTGGCAGGCCGCCGAGCAGCGCTTTCTCTGCCCCTGCCATGCCGGGCTCTTTTCCGCGGACGGGGCCGTCATCGGCGGTCCGCCGCCGCGTCCCTTGGAACGACTCGCCGTCAGCCTTCGGGATGACCGTATTCTGGTCGGATAG
- a CDS encoding type II toxin-antitoxin system RelE family toxin: MSYSLEFKKSALKEWRKLDEPIRNQLKKKLAERLVRPQVESARLRGMPNCYKIKLKNAGYRLVYQVDDRRIVVVVVAVVVEKYKEIRSLRFF; this comes from the coding sequence ATGAGCTATAGCCTTGAATTCAAGAAATCGGCACTGAAAGAATGGCGCAAGCTCGATGAGCCCATCCGCAACCAGCTCAAGAAAAAACTCGCCGAGCGACTGGTCAGACCCCAGGTGGAATCTGCCCGCCTGCGAGGCATGCCCAATTGCTACAAAATCAAGCTCAAGAATGCCGGCTATCGGCTCGTTTATCAGGTGGATGATCGGCGCATCGTCGTTGTCGTGGTTGCCGTGGTTGTCGAAAAGTATAAAGAAATCAGATCTTTAAGGTTTTTTTAG